A genomic window from Daphnia magna isolate NIES linkage group LG9, ASM2063170v1.1, whole genome shotgun sequence includes:
- the LOC116930363 gene encoding XK-related protein 4, which yields MDNITGSIVSSPSKLLPRACHERVSSDSEKDKCQEKSLVESSHLEFDEVDGLRGKANFNWLDVVCIVVSICSYVADLITDGFMAATYFNMGHYWYFGFTLAFVAIPALTMSGLSTKWYIKDQNNQNFPPVSKCIWAFRIFCLIFFLSPVARYVDTLRYGLQSRRAKKRKDYKKMGQCYARMAYEDADATFLRLFECFMESAPQLVLQLYIIAKTKLDFGTDPLAVFFQAASVVTSVISLAWALTTYNRSLRFAQVDKENIHLLGTCVLFLAHLFGIIARVIALSFFASEYGWFVWAVCLGHWILMAIWLWLQGTAACSTRTEEFFFCLILAIIHVFTFFNVKPDRTRFRYAFYYIVCFFENTTLMVLWWIKVADYGSTRPWFHYPALIGQFGSFALSIALLGFYYKSLHPNLLLPNVGICSKNGTALCLSDVPPPIVNGVPSPRTSPARLGRLDIIQQEAQPQL from the exons ATGGATAACATCACTGGTAGCATAGTTTCCTCACCAAGCAAACTGTTACCTAGGGCATGCCACGAACGTGTATCTTCTGATAGTGAGAAAGACAAATGTCAAGAGAAGTCTTTAGTAGAATCGAGTCATTTAGAGTTTGACGAAGTGGATGGCCTTCGAGGAAAGGCAAATTTCAACTGGCTCGATGTCGTTTGTATTGTTGTTTCTATATGCAGTTATGTCGCTGATCTTATCACTGATGGATTTATGGCAGCCACATATTTCAATATGGGGCATTATTGGTATTTTGGGTTTACGTTGGCTTTTGTGGCCATCCCTGCCCTTACCATGTCTGGTTTGAGTACCAAGTGGTACATCAAAGATCAAAACAACCAAAATTTTCCTCCAGTTTCCAAGTGCATCTGGGCATTTAGGATTTTTTGCCtcatctttttcctttctccagTTGCTAG ATACGTTGATACCCTTCGCTATGGACTGCAAAGTAGAAGggcaaagaaaaggaaagactACAAAAAGATGGGCCAGTGCTATGCTAGAATGGCTTATGAAGATGCTGATGCTACATTCCTACGACTATTTGAATGTTTCATGGAAAGTGCTCCACAGCTTGTGTTACAGTTGTACATAATAGCAAAGACCAAACTTGATTTTGGAACTGACCCTTTAGCAG TGTTTTTCCAGGCTGCCTCTGTTGTCACCTCAGTTATTAGCCTCGCATGGGCATTAACAACCTATAACAGATCGCTCCGTTTCGCTCAAGTAGATAAGGAAAACATCCATTTACTTGGTACCTGTGTTCTATTCCTTGCTCACCTTTTCGGGATCA TTGCTCGAGTCATTGCCCTTAGCTTCTTTGCCTCCGAATACGGTTGGTTCGTTTGGGCTGTTTGCCTTGGCCATTGGATCTTAATGGCCATTTGGCTTTGGTTACAAGGAACGGCCGCTTGTTCAACTCGTACcgaagaatttttcttttgccttatTTTGGCTATTATTCATGTTTTCACGTTCTTCAACGTTAAACCCGATCGAACAAGATTCCGCTATGCCTTCTATTACATC GTTTGTTTCTTTGAGAATACAACCCTTATGGTACTATGGTGGATAAAGGTGGCCGATTACGGTTCAACTCGTCCGTGGTTTCATTACCCGGCCCTCATTGGGCAGTTTGGATCTTTTGCTCTGAGTATCGCGTTGCTTGGCTTTTATTACAAGAGTCTCCATCCCAACTTGTTACTGCCAAATGTTGGCATCTGTAGTAAAAATGGGACAGCTTTGTGCTTAAGTGATGTCCCACCTCCTATTGTCAATGGTGTTCCTTCTCCTCGTACTAGTCCCGCTCGACTGGGCAGACTTGACATTATTCAACAAGAAGCCCAACCTCAACTGTAG